The following are encoded in a window of Bacillus xiapuensis genomic DNA:
- the ftsL gene encoding cell division protein FtsL, producing MDNLAKKQSVKYSSDSAVHRSVKQEKKKWFTPGEKILFLAFALLICFMGAKVVSTQAALYEINKDIQDVELQVKEQQKVNRDLEVQVSEESTYEKIWKRAKELGLDLSEQNIKVVQPK from the coding sequence ATGGATAATCTAGCAAAGAAGCAATCGGTGAAATACAGCTCCGATTCGGCCGTACATAGGAGTGTCAAACAAGAAAAGAAGAAGTGGTTTACGCCAGGAGAAAAAATTCTTTTTCTGGCATTTGCCTTACTGATCTGCTTTATGGGAGCGAAAGTCGTTTCCACGCAAGCCGCTTTATATGAAATTAACAAAGATATACAGGATGTTGAACTGCAAGTTAAAGAGCAGCAGAAAGTGAATCGCGACCTGGAGGTTCAAGTCAGCGAAGAAAGTACATACGAGAAAATTTGGAAGCGAGCGAAAGAGCTTGGATTAGATTTAAGTGAACAAAATATTAAGGTTGTGCAGCCCAAATGA
- the bshC gene encoding bacillithiol biosynthesis cysteine-adding enzyme BshC, translating to MELEQVSIPAINRFASLYLKQEAPVTDFFHYQLTQEDSYINRVREIEGRTFMRKPLADCIETYMSSLPASTAVQNSLRKLREEQSTVVIGGQQAGLLTGPLYTIHKVISVLILAARKEKELKIPVVPVFWIAGEDHDFLEVNHVYIKNANKIEKLAYPERILEKRMISDIEFDHAQMKLWADKVLKTMEETEHTKDLLALIHEAIDGSQSMTDFFARLLHTLFSQYGLLLIDAAYPPLRKLERPFFKQLIEQAGEITDEVKKAQKMVSDYEFRPVIGLDHAAANIFIYENHERILLEYDRSSNRFYGKNQAVEYEKDELLHLLEEHPERFSNNVVTRPLMQEWLFPTLAFIAGPGEIAYWAELKQAFELLGMKMPPIQARLNITIAERHIAADLRDLAISLPQAVRNGVAAEREAFWSSIKDQHFHELIQSAQESLMKQYQAIEERAQNLHKGALPIINKNKEFHLQQFRFLERKTDSMLESKHQATLNKYDRIQQALKPAGSPQERIWNIFYYLNKYGLAFIEDLMKLDYSFTGDHQLIKV from the coding sequence ATGGAACTGGAGCAAGTTTCGATTCCGGCCATTAATCGGTTCGCTTCTCTTTACTTGAAGCAAGAAGCGCCCGTGACGGACTTTTTTCATTATCAATTAACGCAGGAAGACAGCTATATCAATCGAGTGAGAGAGATTGAGGGCCGCACCTTCATGAGGAAGCCGCTTGCCGATTGCATAGAAACCTATATGAGCTCGCTTCCAGCGTCTACAGCCGTTCAAAATTCGCTCCGGAAGTTGCGGGAAGAACAATCGACAGTCGTAATCGGCGGACAGCAGGCGGGGCTGTTGACTGGACCGCTTTATACGATTCATAAAGTGATTTCCGTTCTTATTCTGGCGGCCAGAAAGGAGAAGGAATTAAAGATACCGGTTGTGCCGGTTTTTTGGATCGCTGGGGAGGACCATGACTTTTTAGAAGTCAATCATGTGTATATTAAGAACGCCAACAAAATAGAGAAGTTGGCTTATCCTGAACGGATATTGGAAAAACGGATGATCTCTGATATAGAATTTGATCATGCACAAATGAAGCTTTGGGCAGATAAGGTATTGAAGACGATGGAAGAAACGGAGCATACGAAGGATCTGCTGGCATTGATTCATGAAGCCATTGACGGCTCGCAGTCGATGACAGATTTTTTTGCAAGGCTCCTTCATACTTTGTTCAGCCAATACGGACTATTATTAATTGATGCCGCCTATCCGCCTTTAAGGAAATTGGAGAGGCCTTTTTTCAAACAGCTGATTGAACAGGCTGGTGAAATTACTGATGAGGTAAAAAAGGCGCAAAAGATGGTTTCCGATTATGAGTTTCGTCCGGTGATCGGCTTAGATCATGCCGCTGCAAATATTTTTATTTATGAAAATCATGAGCGTATTTTATTAGAGTATGATCGCAGCTCCAACCGCTTTTACGGTAAGAATCAAGCAGTAGAATACGAAAAGGATGAGTTGCTTCATTTATTGGAGGAGCATCCGGAGAGATTCAGCAACAACGTAGTGACGCGGCCCCTTATGCAGGAATGGCTGTTTCCGACACTTGCTTTTATTGCTGGTCCCGGTGAAATTGCCTATTGGGCAGAATTAAAGCAAGCTTTTGAACTGCTTGGAATGAAAATGCCCCCGATACAGGCGCGTTTGAATATAACGATCGCAGAACGCCATATTGCAGCTGATTTGCGTGACCTTGCCATCTCCTTGCCGCAGGCTGTGCGCAACGGAGTGGCTGCTGAACGAGAGGCGTTCTGGTCATCGATAAAAGATCAGCATTTTCACGAGTTGATTCAATCCGCTCAAGAGTCCTTAATGAAGCAATATCAAGCGATTGAAGAAAGAGCGCAAAACCTCCATAAAGGAGCGCTGCCGATCATAAATAAGAATAAAGAGTTTCATCTGCAGCAGTTCCGGTTTTTAGAAAGAAAAACCGATAGCATGCTTGAAAGCAAGCATCAAGCGACTTTAAACAAATACGACCGCATCCAGCAGGCGCTGAAGCCGGCGGGCTCCCCGCAGGAAAGGATCTGGAATATTTTCTATTATTTAAATAAATACGGACTGGCTTTTATCGAGGATTTAATGAAGCTCGATTATTCATTCACTGGAGATCATCAGCTCATTAAAGTGTAA
- a CDS encoding ketopantoate reductase family protein, giving the protein MKIGIMGGGAIGLFFAVEIAQEFPAVLFTKTIEQANAVTAQGVEVREKGKPAIYSIQAKPSEDALMKEMDLLVIALKQYQLPAAIPILERLPKETALIFLQNGMGHVEVMDCLKQKNVFAATVEHGVLRTGAAQIEVKGRSRTNIAVVRGSRNAISRFIEKMRDRFPFVWRDDAKWMLLEKLSANVVINPLTAILNSTNGELLTNKHYFRLAQEIFKEFAAVFSEYETEKGWESIQRICQATSGNCSSMLSDLKAGRPTEVDAIIGFVLSEADKNGIAVPALQTVYHMVKGLEKTHAE; this is encoded by the coding sequence ATGAAGATAGGCATCATGGGCGGAGGAGCTATCGGTCTGTTCTTCGCTGTCGAAATAGCTCAGGAATTTCCGGCGGTGTTATTCACCAAGACGATAGAACAAGCGAATGCCGTTACAGCCCAAGGGGTGGAGGTAAGAGAAAAGGGAAAGCCCGCCATTTATTCCATTCAAGCAAAGCCTTCCGAGGATGCACTAATGAAGGAAATGGATTTGCTTGTGATCGCTTTGAAGCAATACCAATTGCCGGCTGCTATTCCGATCCTGGAGCGGCTCCCAAAAGAAACCGCTTTGATCTTTCTGCAAAATGGTATGGGGCATGTAGAAGTCATGGATTGCCTGAAGCAAAAGAACGTGTTTGCGGCGACAGTCGAGCATGGCGTTTTGCGGACGGGTGCGGCTCAAATAGAAGTGAAAGGGAGGAGCCGCACGAATATTGCTGTCGTCCGCGGCAGCAGGAACGCAATTTCCCGTTTTATTGAGAAGATGAGAGACAGGTTTCCGTTTGTTTGGCGCGATGATGCCAAGTGGATGCTGCTTGAGAAGCTGTCCGCCAATGTGGTCATTAATCCATTGACAGCTATTTTAAATAGCACAAACGGTGAATTATTGACTAATAAGCATTATTTCAGGCTAGCGCAGGAGATATTCAAGGAATTTGCTGCTGTCTTTTCTGAATACGAGACAGAGAAAGGCTGGGAATCCATTCAGCGTATTTGCCAGGCAACATCGGGCAATTGCTCATCCATGCTTTCAGATCTGAAAGCAGGCCGGCCGACAGAAGTGGATGCGATCATTGGTTTTGTTCTATCGGAGGCGGACAAAAATGGAATTGCTGTGCCTGCTTTGCAAACGGTGTATCATATGGTAAAAGGGCTGGAGAAAACGCATGCTGAATAA
- the mraZ gene encoding division/cell wall cluster transcriptional repressor MraZ gives MFKGEFHHNIDAKGRLIIPAKLREPLGEWFVLTRGLDECLFGYPMEEWKVLEEKMKALPLTKKDARAFTRFFFSGACDCELDKQGRVNLPANLLKYAQLQKECVIIGVSNRIEIWSKSKWEEYFAQSEESFSEIAENMIDFDI, from the coding sequence ATGTTCAAGGGTGAATTCCATCATAACATTGATGCAAAGGGCCGTTTGATCATACCGGCTAAGCTTCGAGAGCCTCTTGGTGAATGGTTTGTGCTCACTAGAGGACTTGACGAGTGCTTATTTGGTTACCCTATGGAAGAGTGGAAGGTGCTGGAGGAGAAAATGAAGGCACTGCCGCTTACCAAGAAAGACGCCCGGGCTTTTACCCGATTCTTCTTTTCCGGAGCGTGTGATTGTGAATTGGATAAACAAGGAAGGGTCAATCTTCCCGCCAACTTGCTGAAATATGCGCAACTGCAAAAAGAATGCGTGATTATTGGCGTATCCAACCGAATAGAAATATGGAGCAAGTCCAAGTGGGAAGAATATTTCGCGCAATCGGAAGAATCCTTTTCTGAAATAGCAGAGAACATGATTGATTTTGACATTTAG
- a CDS encoding penicillin-binding protein produces MNENRKNMKRGAAILFVIFALLFFVLFIRFLFIQVTGKADGHSLKNEALHKYLKTDVLEAKRGAIYDRHGTVIAEDTTSFTMAAILDPSMTTNPKKPKHVTNPEKTAKVLAKYIDMEEDEILVKLRKKGAFQVEFGKAGRDLSNKTKKAIEKEKLPGIIFQRDSKRFYPNGKFASHLVGFTQKPEEKRGSNTVGQLGIEEGYEKYLKGKNGKIQYKSDLWGYLLPGKKEMVEEPDHGDHIYLTIDTKIQTFLEDALNDVEQQHNPGKAFGIVADAKTGKILAMSQRPTFHPGTKEGLGDNWQNDLVEYSYEPGSTFKIFTLAAAIEEGVFHPDEQYKSGRYKVGRNSIGDHNYGAGWGNISFLEGVQRSSNVAMAYLLEKMGPEVFRQYLEDFHFGKKTGIGLRNEAAGSILYRYPIEQVTTSFGQGSTTTALQLIQAATAVANDGKMMKPYVIDQIVDDRTKEALVKHKPKVVGEPISKDTAKQVRDILGTVVTGEHGTGKDYKIQGYEVAGKTGTAQMPNPNGGYLQGANDYIYSFLGMAPKDNPQLIVYAAVAQPKLKSGTGSEAVAQIFNPVMRNSLQYLNIKPKQTVEAKTIQVKDWRDKELDEAVKAMKAEGAEPIVMGKGKKVKGQLPGPGTSMLQGEKLLFTAEGEAVMPDLTSWSLRDVMKAAQLLDLKVSFSGEGYVKSQNIKPGTPLKKARKLIIKLDKQPQKTPADKREEEQ; encoded by the coding sequence ATGAACGAAAACCGAAAAAATATGAAAAGAGGAGCAGCGATATTATTTGTAATATTCGCCCTGCTCTTTTTTGTCTTATTTATCCGCTTTCTGTTTATTCAAGTTACTGGAAAAGCAGATGGACACTCATTAAAAAATGAAGCTTTGCATAAATATTTGAAAACGGACGTGCTTGAAGCCAAAAGAGGTGCGATTTATGACCGGCATGGGACAGTCATTGCAGAAGACACAACTTCTTTCACGATGGCAGCGATATTAGATCCGTCTATGACGACGAATCCGAAAAAGCCGAAGCATGTCACCAATCCGGAAAAAACCGCCAAAGTGCTAGCTAAATATATTGATATGGAGGAAGACGAGATTCTTGTAAAGCTGAGAAAAAAAGGTGCGTTTCAGGTGGAGTTTGGAAAGGCGGGCCGTGATTTGTCCAACAAAACCAAAAAAGCCATCGAAAAAGAAAAACTGCCGGGAATCATCTTTCAGCGGGATTCTAAGCGTTTTTATCCGAACGGCAAATTCGCCTCTCACTTAGTCGGCTTTACGCAAAAGCCAGAAGAAAAAAGGGGAAGCAATACCGTCGGACAATTGGGAATAGAAGAAGGGTATGAAAAATATTTAAAGGGAAAAAACGGAAAAATACAGTATAAAAGTGATCTCTGGGGATATTTGCTGCCGGGAAAGAAAGAGATGGTGGAAGAGCCGGACCACGGTGATCATATTTACTTGACAATCGATACGAAAATCCAAACCTTTTTAGAGGATGCTTTAAATGATGTGGAGCAGCAGCACAATCCGGGTAAAGCGTTTGGAATTGTCGCCGACGCCAAAACGGGAAAGATCTTAGCGATGAGCCAGCGTCCGACGTTTCACCCTGGCACGAAGGAGGGGCTCGGCGATAACTGGCAAAATGACCTTGTGGAGTATTCCTATGAGCCTGGCTCCACCTTCAAGATCTTTACATTGGCCGCAGCCATTGAGGAAGGTGTATTTCATCCGGATGAACAATACAAGTCAGGGCGTTATAAAGTAGGAAGAAACTCGATCGGTGATCATAATTATGGCGCCGGCTGGGGGAATATCAGCTTTTTAGAAGGGGTCCAGCGTTCATCTAATGTGGCGATGGCGTACTTGCTGGAAAAAATGGGCCCAGAGGTATTCCGCCAATATTTAGAGGACTTTCACTTTGGCAAGAAAACAGGAATTGGATTACGGAACGAAGCGGCAGGAAGTATTTTATACCGCTATCCAATTGAGCAAGTGACCACCTCATTCGGACAAGGTAGTACGACGACCGCTTTGCAATTGATTCAAGCCGCGACAGCTGTGGCGAATGATGGGAAGATGATGAAGCCATACGTCATTGATCAAATAGTGGATGACCGGACGAAGGAGGCGCTCGTGAAACATAAGCCAAAGGTTGTGGGTGAACCGATTTCTAAAGACACAGCCAAGCAAGTTCGAGATATCCTCGGCACGGTCGTAACCGGAGAACACGGGACAGGAAAAGACTACAAAATTCAAGGATATGAAGTTGCAGGCAAAACGGGGACAGCGCAAATGCCTAATCCCAATGGAGGGTATTTGCAGGGGGCTAATGATTATATTTACTCGTTTTTGGGCATGGCTCCCAAAGATAACCCACAGCTGATTGTGTATGCAGCCGTTGCCCAGCCCAAGCTTAAATCAGGGACAGGTTCCGAAGCGGTTGCCCAAATATTTAATCCTGTGATGAGAAACAGTCTGCAGTATTTGAATATTAAGCCGAAACAAACCGTAGAAGCCAAGACGATTCAGGTAAAAGATTGGCGTGATAAAGAATTGGATGAAGCTGTGAAAGCGATGAAAGCAGAGGGAGCTGAACCGATTGTAATGGGGAAAGGCAAGAAAGTGAAAGGGCAGCTTCCGGGTCCTGGAACCTCCATGCTTCAAGGGGAAAAGTTGCTGTTCACAGCAGAAGGAGAAGCGGTCATGCCCGATCTCACTTCTTGGTCTTTACGGGACGTTATGAAGGCGGCCCAGCTGCTTGATCTGAAGGTTAGCTTTTCAGGAGAAGGCTACGTAAAAAGCCAAAATATTAAGCCGGGCACCCCTTTGAAAAAGGCAAGAAAATTAATCATAAAATTGGACAAACAACCGCAAAAAACACCGGCTGATAAACGAGAGGAAGAACAGTAA
- a CDS encoding stage V sporulation protein D — MEGGDKLKKVSAVTVRKRLVFIMLAGLAVFSIIAVRLGYVQFALGDDLTDKAQNLWSRNIPFEPERGKITDRNGEALAENKSAPTVYVVPRQIENPQEAAKKLAGVLQISEQKAYNHLTKKTSLERIHPEGRKISFEKAEEVRNLGIKGVYIAEDSKRHYPLGKSLAHVLGFAGIDNQGLMGLEAYYNKELSGEKGAMRFFSDAKGKRMPQMPDGYTPPKDGLDLRLTIDSRIQTIVERELDIAEAAYKPDGAITIAMNPKNGEILAMASRPSFHPEKFQKVSPEIYNRNLPIWSTYEPGSTFKIITLAAALEEKKVDLYKDHFHDPGFVKVGGAALKCWKRGGHGHQSFLEVVENSCNPGFVSLGERLGKKQLFQYIRNFGFGEKTGIDLQGEGKGILFDLKRVGPVEQATTAFGQGVAVTPIQQVTAVSAAVNGGLLYKPYVAKELVDPATGKVIKRQTPAVKRRVISSETSRKIRFALESVVAKGTGRNAFVEGYRVGGKTGTAQKAKGGRYLENNHIVSFIGVAPADDPQLVIYTAIDNPKGIVQFGGTVAAPIVGRMMEDSLQVLDVQPRKKQIEKEVQWNDPRIVEVPDFSGMTRKELAQQLYDFKLEITGNGTKVVQQSPLPGAKVESGASVRLYFN, encoded by the coding sequence ATGGAAGGGGGAGACAAGTTGAAGAAAGTATCAGCTGTCACAGTCAGAAAGCGGCTTGTTTTTATCATGCTGGCGGGATTGGCGGTCTTTTCAATTATCGCTGTTCGTCTTGGCTATGTGCAGTTTGCTTTAGGGGATGATCTGACGGATAAAGCGCAGAATTTATGGAGCCGCAATATACCATTCGAACCTGAAAGAGGGAAGATCACTGATCGAAATGGAGAAGCTCTGGCAGAGAATAAAAGTGCTCCCACCGTTTATGTCGTGCCGCGCCAAATTGAAAACCCGCAGGAAGCCGCAAAAAAACTAGCCGGTGTGTTACAGATTTCCGAACAAAAAGCATATAATCATCTGACGAAAAAAACGTCCTTGGAAAGAATCCATCCTGAAGGGAGGAAAATTTCCTTTGAAAAAGCAGAAGAAGTAAGAAACTTAGGCATTAAAGGAGTATATATTGCGGAAGATTCCAAGAGACATTATCCCTTGGGCAAAAGCCTTGCTCATGTGTTGGGATTTGCTGGGATCGATAATCAGGGCTTGATGGGCCTTGAAGCATACTACAATAAAGAATTAAGCGGAGAAAAGGGAGCGATGCGTTTCTTTTCAGATGCGAAAGGGAAAAGAATGCCGCAAATGCCAGACGGGTATACCCCTCCTAAAGATGGACTGGACTTAAGGCTGACGATTGATTCCCGAATACAAACCATCGTTGAACGGGAGCTTGATATTGCAGAAGCGGCCTACAAGCCGGATGGAGCAATCACCATTGCGATGAATCCAAAAAACGGTGAAATATTAGCGATGGCGAGCAGACCATCCTTCCATCCTGAGAAATTTCAGAAGGTATCCCCGGAAATTTATAATCGGAATCTGCCGATTTGGAGTACTTATGAGCCGGGCTCTACCTTTAAGATTATTACCCTTGCTGCGGCCTTGGAAGAAAAAAAGGTCGATTTATATAAAGACCATTTTCATGATCCCGGTTTTGTGAAGGTAGGGGGAGCAGCTCTTAAATGCTGGAAGCGGGGAGGGCATGGGCATCAATCTTTCCTGGAAGTTGTGGAAAATTCCTGCAACCCGGGCTTTGTGTCGTTAGGTGAACGTCTCGGAAAGAAACAGCTGTTCCAGTACATCCGCAACTTCGGTTTTGGCGAGAAAACAGGCATAGATTTGCAAGGTGAAGGAAAGGGGATTCTGTTTGACTTAAAACGAGTCGGCCCTGTGGAGCAGGCAACGACGGCATTTGGGCAAGGCGTGGCTGTTACACCGATTCAGCAAGTGACGGCTGTATCAGCGGCCGTCAACGGCGGGCTTCTCTACAAGCCTTACGTAGCGAAGGAGCTTGTGGATCCGGCTACAGGGAAAGTGATCAAGCGTCAAACCCCCGCAGTGAAACGGCGCGTGATTTCTTCAGAGACATCGAGGAAAATCCGCTTTGCCTTAGAAAGTGTAGTAGCAAAAGGAACGGGAAGGAATGCGTTTGTAGAAGGCTATCGAGTGGGAGGGAAAACTGGAACCGCCCAAAAGGCTAAAGGCGGCCGCTATCTTGAGAACAACCATATTGTATCTTTTATTGGAGTGGCTCCCGCGGATGATCCGCAGCTGGTCATTTATACAGCGATCGACAACCCGAAAGGCATCGTTCAGTTTGGAGGAACGGTCGCTGCGCCGATTGTGGGGAGAATGATGGAAGACAGCCTTCAGGTACTCGATGTTCAGCCTCGAAAAAAACAGATCGAGAAAGAGGTTCAGTGGAATGATCCGCGAATTGTTGAAGTTCCTGATTTCAGCGGTATGACCAGAAAAGAATTAGCGCAGCAATTGTATGACTTTAAGCTTGAAATAACAGGAAACGGAACAAAGGTTGTGCAGCAATCACCGCTGCCGGGGGCAAAGGTAGAATCAGGAGCGTCCGTTCGATTGTATTTCAACTAA
- a CDS encoding UDP-N-acetylmuramoyl-L-alanyl-D-glutamate--2,6-diaminopimelate ligase: MKLMDLLKSIPFYQMEGSANPEVLSIENDHRKIEKGALFICIKGYTFDGHEVAQEAVHKGAAAVVAEHPVHVSGAPVILVSDTKRAMAALANRFYESPTSRLRLIGVTGTNGKTTTSHLLSEVFQAAGETTGLIGTMYMKIGEEVLDTKNTTPESLTLQKTFKKMVDQGVTTAVMEVSSHALYEGRVWGCDYDIAVFTNLTQDHLDFHKTMENYRAAKGLLFSRLGNTYSTERPKFAVLNRDDEASASYEKATAAHIVTYGIDHEAMFRARDIRLTAAGTEFVLDYPGGKRVMKTQLAGKFNVYNVLAAVSAAYAAGIDVDESAAAIEQIKGVAGRFELVPNDQGVAVIVDYAHTPDSLINVLKTVQPLTAGKVFTVIGCGGDRDKTKRPLMAQAACEFSDVSIFTSDNPRSEDPLSILKDMEAGVKDKSYQVIADRKKAIGYAIREAQAGDAVVIAGKGHETYQIIGEHVLDFDDRTVAKEALARRKKEEN, encoded by the coding sequence GTGAAACTCATGGACTTATTAAAGTCAATTCCTTTTTATCAAATGGAAGGCAGTGCCAATCCAGAGGTATTGTCAATTGAAAATGATCATCGGAAAATAGAAAAGGGAGCACTCTTTATTTGTATAAAGGGCTATACGTTTGATGGGCACGAGGTGGCGCAGGAAGCGGTCCATAAGGGGGCTGCGGCTGTGGTCGCCGAGCATCCTGTTCATGTATCAGGCGCTCCGGTGATTTTGGTTTCTGATACGAAACGAGCGATGGCAGCCCTGGCTAATCGCTTTTATGAATCGCCGACGAGTCGGCTAAGATTAATCGGCGTTACCGGAACAAACGGAAAGACGACCACCAGTCATTTGCTGAGTGAAGTATTTCAGGCAGCGGGAGAAACGACGGGCTTGATCGGCACAATGTATATGAAAATTGGCGAAGAGGTCCTGGATACGAAGAATACAACCCCTGAGAGCTTAACTCTTCAGAAAACATTTAAGAAAATGGTTGATCAGGGGGTGACGACTGCCGTAATGGAAGTTTCTTCGCATGCTTTATACGAGGGGCGCGTCTGGGGATGTGATTATGATATAGCGGTGTTTACGAACTTGACTCAGGACCATTTAGACTTCCACAAAACAATGGAAAACTATCGGGCGGCGAAAGGCCTGCTTTTCTCGCGGCTCGGCAACACCTATTCAACTGAACGTCCGAAATTCGCTGTGCTAAACCGAGATGATGAAGCTTCAGCTAGTTATGAAAAAGCAACAGCTGCTCATATTGTGACTTACGGAATTGACCATGAAGCCATGTTCAGAGCCCGTGATATAAGGCTGACAGCGGCGGGAACGGAATTTGTACTCGATTATCCGGGCGGCAAAAGAGTAATGAAGACTCAACTTGCCGGCAAATTTAACGTATATAATGTTTTGGCTGCCGTCTCAGCCGCTTACGCTGCCGGAATTGATGTGGATGAGTCCGCAGCGGCAATCGAGCAAATTAAAGGGGTAGCGGGCCGATTTGAGCTTGTGCCGAACGATCAGGGGGTTGCGGTGATCGTTGATTACGCCCACACTCCGGACAGCTTGATTAATGTATTGAAGACGGTTCAGCCATTAACGGCCGGCAAAGTGTTCACGGTAATCGGATGCGGAGGCGATCGGGACAAAACAAAGCGGCCATTAATGGCGCAAGCCGCATGTGAATTTTCGGACGTGTCCATCTTCACTTCTGATAATCCAAGAAGTGAAGATCCGCTTTCCATTTTGAAAGATATGGAGGCGGGTGTAAAGGATAAGTCTTATCAGGTGATTGCTGACCGCAAGAAAGCCATTGGCTATGCTATACGCGAAGCTCAAGCGGGTGACGCGGTTGTCATTGCCGGAAAAGGGCATGAGACGTATCAGATCATCGGTGAACACGTACTGGACTTTGATGACCGGACAGTGGCAAAAGAAGCGTTGGCACGTCGGAAGAAAGAGGAGAACTAA
- the rsmH gene encoding 16S rRNA (cytosine(1402)-N(4))-methyltransferase RsmH — translation MNFEHTTVLLKETVEGLNIQPNGVYVDCTLGGAGHSEYLLSLLGEGGKLYAFDQDETAIHHAKERLARFGDRVTFIRSNFKYIKEELLQLGVERVDGVLYDLGVSSPQLDTPERGFSYHHDAPLDMRMDLTGGVSAYDVVNHWPYEKLVRTFFQYGEEKFSKQIARKIEAAREKKPIQTTGELVELIKEGIPAPARRKGGHPAKRVFQAIRIAVNDELGVFEESLRQSISLLKTQGRISVITFHSLEDRICKTIFKEASKGPDLPPGLPVIPDEYQPELKLITRKPIMPSDEELQLNNRARSAKLRIAEKISMKKQGGKHG, via the coding sequence ATGAATTTTGAACATACAACTGTATTATTAAAAGAAACGGTAGAAGGACTTAATATTCAGCCGAATGGCGTGTACGTGGATTGCACGCTTGGAGGGGCGGGACACAGTGAATATTTGCTGTCGCTGCTTGGTGAAGGCGGGAAGCTGTATGCTTTTGACCAAGATGAAACAGCGATTCATCATGCCAAGGAAAGGCTGGCCCGCTTTGGAGACCGAGTAACCTTCATTAGAAGCAATTTTAAATATATAAAGGAAGAGCTTCTGCAGCTTGGGGTAGAGCGGGTGGACGGTGTGTTGTATGATCTCGGCGTTTCTTCTCCTCAGCTGGACACGCCGGAGAGAGGATTTAGCTATCATCATGATGCTCCTCTTGATATGCGGATGGATTTAACCGGAGGAGTCAGCGCGTACGATGTCGTGAATCACTGGCCTTATGAGAAGCTGGTGCGAACATTCTTTCAATACGGAGAAGAAAAGTTCTCCAAGCAGATTGCCCGCAAAATCGAAGCCGCCCGGGAGAAGAAACCGATTCAAACGACGGGAGAGCTCGTCGAATTGATTAAAGAGGGCATTCCGGCCCCGGCCCGAAGAAAGGGAGGGCATCCAGCAAAGCGGGTATTTCAAGCGATCCGCATTGCTGTGAATGATGAGTTAGGCGTGTTTGAAGAGTCCTTGCGTCAATCGATCAGCCTGCTGAAAACGCAAGGCAGAATCAGTGTCATTACATTCCATTCCCTGGAAGACCGGATTTGTAAAACGATTTTTAAAGAAGCAAGCAAAGGTCCAGATTTGCCTCCCGGCTTGCCCGTCATCCCTGACGAGTATCAGCCTGAATTGAAATTGATTACAAGAAAGCCGATTATGCCATCTGATGAAGAATTACAGCTTAATAATCGAGCGCGTTCAGCCAAGCTGCGAATAGCGGAAAAAATATCAATGAAAAAACAAGGGGGAAAACATGGATAA
- a CDS encoding N-acetyltransferase codes for MKAAVENLKLNFKTMEEFTSFKEYGLEELSMLEELQYTMVEDHSHSPFYGIYFGDQLVARMCLYVKTNGADLLPNDSDRYLEIWKLEVLPQYQHRGLGLQLVNFAKSFEIPILTKARVKSHDFWRKMGFTPLSENSSRLYWDPHTNQKQKIS; via the coding sequence ATGAAAGCAGCAGTAGAAAATTTGAAGCTGAACTTCAAAACAATGGAAGAGTTTACATCCTTCAAAGAGTATGGCCTTGAAGAATTATCCATGCTTGAAGAATTGCAATATACGATGGTGGAAGATCATTCCCACTCTCCCTTTTACGGTATATATTTCGGAGATCAGCTAGTCGCCCGCATGTGTCTGTATGTCAAGACGAACGGCGCTGATCTTCTGCCCAACGATTCTGACCGATATCTTGAAATTTGGAAGCTGGAAGTACTGCCCCAATATCAGCATAGAGGCTTAGGGCTGCAGCTCGTTAACTTTGCCAAGTCGTTTGAAATCCCGATTCTCACGAAAGCCCGCGTGAAATCTCATGATTTCTGGCGCAAAATGGGCTTTACGCCTCTTTCAGAAAACAGCTCACGCTTATACTGGGATCCGCATACAAACCAAAAACAAAAAATCAGTTAA